A section of the Oncorhynchus gorbuscha isolate QuinsamMale2020 ecotype Even-year linkage group LG06, OgorEven_v1.0, whole genome shotgun sequence genome encodes:
- the LOC124038034 gene encoding cAMP-specific 3',5'-cyclic phosphodiesterase 4B-like isoform X4 — translation MGACCLEKKERKLGKLNGWRKFKRMLNRELTHLSEMSRSGNQVSEFISNTFLDKQNDMDMPSVTPKEKAGREKQKKKQLMMTQISGVKKVSHGPSLSSSSISRFGVKTDKEVMLSKELEDLNKWGLNIFTVSEYSEHRPLTCIMYAIFQERDLLKTFKIPTETFVAYMMTLEDHYHGDVAYHNSLHAADVAQSTHILLSTPALDAVFSDLEILAAIFAAAIHDVDHPGVSNQFLINTNSELALMYNDESVLENHHLAVGFKLLQGDNCDIFQNLTKKQRQSLRKMVIDMVLATDMSKHMSLLADLKTMVETKKVTSSGVLLLDNYTDRIQVLRNMVHCADLSNPTKSLELYRQWTDRIMEEFFHQGDRERERGMEISPMCDKHTASVEKSQVGFIDYIVHPLWETWADLVHPDAQEILDTLEDNRNWYQSMIPQSPSPPWATEQGDQEGGEGGQGGDKFQFELTLEEVDSEGTEKDEQSQEDEEEEEEDSLGEASRSPVDYSDCQDPEESMVPTSSIEIITHDASPTDT, via the exons ATGGGAGCCTGCTGCctggaaaagaaagagagaaagttagGGAAACTTAACGGTTGGAGAAAG TTCAAGAGAATGTTGAATCGGGagctgacacacctatcagagaTGAGTCGCTCCGGCAACCAGGTGTCCGAGTTCATCTCCAACACCTTCCTAG acaAACAGAACGACATGGACATGCCGTCGGTGACGCCCAAGGAGAAGGCCGGCCgggagaagcagaagaagaagcagcTGATGATGACTCAGATCAGCGGAGTGAAGAAGGTCTCTCACGGACCctccctctccagctcctccATCTCACGTTTCGGGGTCAAGACGGACAAGGAGGTCATGCTCTCCAAGGAGCTGGAGGATCTGAATAAGTGGGGGTTGAACATCTTCACCGTGTCCGAGTACTCCGAACATAGACCGCTCACCTGTATCATGTACGCCATCTTCCAG GAGAGAGACCTGCTGAAGACGTTTAAGATCCCGACGGAGACGTTTGTGGCGTACATGATGACCCTGGAGGACCATTACCATGGAGACGTGGCCTACCACAACAGCCTCCACGCGGCAGACGTGGCCCAGTCCACACACATCCTGCTCTCCACCCCTGCCCTCGAC GCGGTCTTCAGCGATCTGGAGATCTTGGCGGCCATCTTTGCTGCAGCCATCCATGATGTCGACCACCCGGGGGTGTCCAACCAGTTCCTCATCAATACCA ACTCTGAGCTGGCCCTGATGTACAACGATGAGTCCGTCTTAGAGAACCACCACCTGGCTGTGGGCTTCAAGCTGCTCCAGGGGGACAACTGTGACATCTTCCAGAACCTGACCAAGAAGCAGAGGCAGAGCCTGAGGAAGATGGTCATCGACATGGTCCTGGCCACTGACATGTCCAAGCACATGAGTCTGTTAGCGGACCTGAAGACCATGGTGGAGACCAAGAAGGTGACCAGCTCTGGGGTCCTGCTGCTGGACAACTACACCGACAGAATACAG GTGCTGAGGAACATGGTCCACTGTGCTGACCTGAGTAACCCCACCAAGTCCCTGGAGCTGTACCGTCAGTGGACCGACCGCATCATGGAGGAGTTCTTCCaccagggagacagggagagggagagaggcatggagatCAGCCCCATGTGTGACAAACACACCGCTTCAGTAGAGAAAAGCCAG gtggGCTTCATAGACTACATCGTCCACCCTCTGTGGGAGACTTGGGCTGACCTGGTTCACCCTGACGCCCAGGAAATCCTGGACACTCTGGAGGACAACAGGAACTGGTACCAGAGCATGATCCCCCAGAGCCCCTCTCCTCCTTGGGCCACAGAGCAGGGTGATCAGGAGGGAGGCGAAGGGGGCCAGGGGGGAGACAAGTTCCAGTTTGAACTCACCCTGGAGGAGGTGGACTCTGAGGGTAcagagaaagatgaacagagccaggaggatgaggaggaggaggaagaggatagtcTGGGAGAGGCGTCACGGTCTCCGGTAGACTACTCGGACTGCCAGGACCCCGAGGAATCCATGGTGCCCACGTCGTCCATAGAGATCATTACCCACGATGCATCACCCACAGACACATAA
- the LOC124038034 gene encoding cAMP-specific 3',5'-cyclic phosphodiesterase 4B-like isoform X5: MPEVNYLLSVSWGYIKFKRMLNRELTHLSEMSRSGNQVSEFISNTFLDKQNDMDMPSVTPKEKAGREKQKKKQLMMTQISGVKKVSHGPSLSSSSISRFGVKTDKEVMLSKELEDLNKWGLNIFTVSEYSEHRPLTCIMYAIFQERDLLKTFKIPTETFVAYMMTLEDHYHGDVAYHNSLHAADVAQSTHILLSTPALDAVFSDLEILAAIFAAAIHDVDHPGVSNQFLINTNSELALMYNDESVLENHHLAVGFKLLQGDNCDIFQNLTKKQRQSLRKMVIDMVLATDMSKHMSLLADLKTMVETKKVTSSGVLLLDNYTDRIQVLRNMVHCADLSNPTKSLELYRQWTDRIMEEFFHQGDRERERGMEISPMCDKHTASVEKSQVGFIDYIVHPLWETWADLVHPDAQEILDTLEDNRNWYQSMIPQSPSPPWATEQGDQEGGEGGQGGDKFQFELTLEEVDSEGTEKDEQSQEDEEEEEEDSLGEASRSPVDYSDCQDPEESMVPTSSIEIITHDASPTDT, translated from the exons ATGCCTGAAGTGAACTACCTGTTGTCTGTGTCTTGGGGTTACATTAAG TTCAAGAGAATGTTGAATCGGGagctgacacacctatcagagaTGAGTCGCTCCGGCAACCAGGTGTCCGAGTTCATCTCCAACACCTTCCTAG acaAACAGAACGACATGGACATGCCGTCGGTGACGCCCAAGGAGAAGGCCGGCCgggagaagcagaagaagaagcagcTGATGATGACTCAGATCAGCGGAGTGAAGAAGGTCTCTCACGGACCctccctctccagctcctccATCTCACGTTTCGGGGTCAAGACGGACAAGGAGGTCATGCTCTCCAAGGAGCTGGAGGATCTGAATAAGTGGGGGTTGAACATCTTCACCGTGTCCGAGTACTCCGAACATAGACCGCTCACCTGTATCATGTACGCCATCTTCCAG GAGAGAGACCTGCTGAAGACGTTTAAGATCCCGACGGAGACGTTTGTGGCGTACATGATGACCCTGGAGGACCATTACCATGGAGACGTGGCCTACCACAACAGCCTCCACGCGGCAGACGTGGCCCAGTCCACACACATCCTGCTCTCCACCCCTGCCCTCGAC GCGGTCTTCAGCGATCTGGAGATCTTGGCGGCCATCTTTGCTGCAGCCATCCATGATGTCGACCACCCGGGGGTGTCCAACCAGTTCCTCATCAATACCA ACTCTGAGCTGGCCCTGATGTACAACGATGAGTCCGTCTTAGAGAACCACCACCTGGCTGTGGGCTTCAAGCTGCTCCAGGGGGACAACTGTGACATCTTCCAGAACCTGACCAAGAAGCAGAGGCAGAGCCTGAGGAAGATGGTCATCGACATGGTCCTGGCCACTGACATGTCCAAGCACATGAGTCTGTTAGCGGACCTGAAGACCATGGTGGAGACCAAGAAGGTGACCAGCTCTGGGGTCCTGCTGCTGGACAACTACACCGACAGAATACAG GTGCTGAGGAACATGGTCCACTGTGCTGACCTGAGTAACCCCACCAAGTCCCTGGAGCTGTACCGTCAGTGGACCGACCGCATCATGGAGGAGTTCTTCCaccagggagacagggagagggagagaggcatggagatCAGCCCCATGTGTGACAAACACACCGCTTCAGTAGAGAAAAGCCAG gtggGCTTCATAGACTACATCGTCCACCCTCTGTGGGAGACTTGGGCTGACCTGGTTCACCCTGACGCCCAGGAAATCCTGGACACTCTGGAGGACAACAGGAACTGGTACCAGAGCATGATCCCCCAGAGCCCCTCTCCTCCTTGGGCCACAGAGCAGGGTGATCAGGAGGGAGGCGAAGGGGGCCAGGGGGGAGACAAGTTCCAGTTTGAACTCACCCTGGAGGAGGTGGACTCTGAGGGTAcagagaaagatgaacagagccaggaggatgaggaggaggaggaagaggatagtcTGGGAGAGGCGTCACGGTCTCCGGTAGACTACTCGGACTGCCAGGACCCCGAGGAATCCATGGTGCCCACGTCGTCCATAGAGATCATTACCCACGATGCATCACCCACAGACACATAA